The Oncorhynchus nerka isolate Pitt River unplaced genomic scaffold, Oner_Uvic_2.0 unplaced_scaffold_1232, whole genome shotgun sequence nucleotide sequence ccctgtatatagcctccacattgactcagtaccggtacccctgtatatagcctccacattgactcagtaccggtaccccctgtatatagtctccatattgactctgtactggtatcccctgtatatagcctccacattgactctgtatcggtaccccctgtatacagcctccacattgactcagtaccggtaccccctgtatatagcctccacattgactctgtaccggtaccccctgtatatagcctccacattgactcagtaccggtaccccctgtatatagccttcacattgactcagtaccggtaccccctgtatatagcctcattactaaccggtaccccctgtatatagcctccacattgactctgtaccggtaccccctgtatatagtctccacattgactcagtaccggtaccccctgtatatagtctccacattgactcagtaccggtaccccctgtatatagcctccacattgactcagtaccggttaccccctgtatatagcctccacattgactcagtaccggccccctgtatatagcctccacattgactcagtacagtaccccctgtatatagtctccatattgactctgtactggtatcccctgtatatagcctccacattgactctgtatcggtaccccctgtatacagcctccacattgactcagtaccggtacccctgtatatagcctccacattgactctgtactgtaccccctgtatatagcctccacattgactcagtaccggtaccccctgtatatagccttcacattgactcagtaccggtaccccctgtatatagtctccacattgactctgtaccagtacccctgtatatagcctccacattgactcagtaccggtaccccctgtatatagcctccacattgactcagtaccggtaccccctgtatatagcctccacattgactcagtaccggtaccccctgtatatagcctccacattgactctgtgcggtacccctgtatatagtctccacattgactcagtaccggtaccccctgtatatagcctccacattgactcagtaccggtaccccctgtatatagcctccacattgactctgtaccggtaccccctgtatatagccttcacattgactctgtaccggtacaccctgtatatagcctccacaatgactctgtaccagtaccccctgtatatagtctccatattgactctgtactggtatcccctgtatatagcctccacattgactctgtatcagtaccccctgtatacagcctccacattgactcaaccggtacccctgtatatagtctccacattgactctgtaccagtaccccctgtatatagcctccacattgactcagtaccgtaccccctgtatatagcctccacattgactcagtacggtaccccctgtatatagcctccacattgactcagtaccggtacccctgtatatagcctccacattgactctgtaccgggtaccccctgtatatagtctccacattgactcagtacccggtaccccctgtatatagcctccacattgactcagtaccggtaccccctgtatatagcctccacattgactctgtacagcaaccccctgtatatagccttcacattgactctgtaccggtacaccctgtatatagcctccacaatgactctgtaccagtacccctgtatatagtctccatattgactctgtactggtatcccctgtatatagcctccacattgactctgtatcagtaccccctgtatacagcctccacattgactcagtaccggtaccccctgtatatagcctccacattgactctgtgcagtgccccctgtatatagcctaaggTCTagtacaccggttgtattcagcatttcactgtgaggtctactactacacctgttgtattcagcatttcactgtaaggtctactacacctgttgtattcagcatttcactgtgaggtctactactacacctgttgtattcagcatttcactgtgaggtctagtacacctgttgtattcagcatttcactgtgaggtctactgttgtattcagcatttcactgtaaggtctactgttgtattcagcatttcactgtaaggtctactgatgtattcagcatttcactgtaaggtctactacacctgttgtattcagcatttcactgtaaggtctactacacctgttgtattcagcatttcactgtaaggtctactacacctgttgtattcagcatttcactgtaaggtctactacacctgttgtattcagcatttcactgtaaagtctactacacctgttgtattcagcatttcactgtaaggtcagctacacctgttgtattcagcatttcactgtaaggtctactacacctgttgtattcagcatttcactgtaaggtcagctacacctgttgtattcagcatttcactgtaaggtctactacacctgttgtattcagcatttcactgtgaggtctactacacctgttgtattcagcatgtcactgtgaggtctactacacctgttgtattcagcattttattagaccaggcatatagccaatatgctgtgataatgtattagaccaggcatatagccaatatgctgtgataatgtattagaccaggcatatagccaatatgctgtgataatgtattagaccaggcataaAGCCAATAggatgtgataatgtattagaccaggcatatagccaataggatgtgataatgtattagaccaggcatataggcaatatgctgtgataatgtattaggaaGGCATATAGCCATTAggatgtgataatgtattaggaaGGCATATAGCCATTAggatgtgataatgtattagggaAGGCATATAGCCATTAggatgtgataatgtattagggcTACTACACAAACATCATTCTTACGAAACTGTTTTTATTCGGTTAAAGTTATATATTTTTAAGTCATGTTTTTAAAAAGATtctgagcggtagatctcggcttgcTTCTTGACTGTGAAAGTGATCTTGAGTCGTAAAAGGTTGGCGACCGCCGCCATGGACAATATAACAGTGTGTGATCTGTATCGCCGTAGATACATACCTTCACCAGGCCCAAGTCGATCTCCAGAACATTAGCCAGCTGGAACAGAACAACCAGAGGATGAGGATCAAGACCAAATGGGACTGAAATCACTTTAATCAAGTCAATAAGAAAACACACCAATAAACAACATGTTTAAATAATTAATTTAATAATTAAATAATTATCCTTATATTTTATTAGCTTTATTTGAATGCTCCTACGGTATGAAATGTAATATGATCAAGACCTGGACGGTCTAACGAGGCTGAGACATAATATTATTTCACCTACCTCTGACACATTAGTCTGCTCGTCGATGGAAACAAATATTTTGTACAAAAGGGTTTCAAAGTAGTCTCCCTGGACCCTGTTCATCACGAAGCCTTCCAGGGGGGGCACTGGGAAACACAGTAATGTATTCATTAATAGATAATATATAATATCTCCCTGGACCCTGTTCATCACGAAGCCTTCCAGGGGGGGCACTGGGAAACACAGTAATGTATTCATTAATAGATCATATATAatattaaataataaaataattacAAAAGCCTTCCGGGgctggggagagatggagcgcaACAAAAAATACATAAAGGGTTGTCAATGGCAACCGACCGTGGAAGTGAACAACCAACACTcagccctcagccagttatagacggtaatgttgtggggcctcttCAGAGCccctcagccagttatagatggtaatgttgtggggcctcttcacagccctcagccagttatagatggtaatgttgtggggcctctacacagccctcagccagttatagatggtaatgttgtggggcctcttcacagccctcagccctcagccagttatagatggtaatgttgtggggcctctacacagccctcagccagttatagatggtaatgttgtggggcctcttcacagccctcagccctcagccagttatagatggtaatgttgtggggcctctacacagccctcagccagttatagacggtaatgttgtggggcctcttCAGAGCccctcagccagttatagatggtaatgttgtggggcctcttcacagccctcagccagttatagatggtaatgttgtggggcctcttcacagccctcagccagttatagatggtaatgttgtggggcctctaGCCCTcacagccctcagccctcagccagttatagatggtaatgttgtggggcctctacacagccctcagccagttatagatggtaatgttgtggggcctcttaacagccctcagccctcagccagttatagaGTAATGTTGTGGGGCCTCAGCCAGTTATGTAATGTTTTGGGGACTCTAcacagccctcagccctcagccagtTATTATGTTagccctcagccagttatagatggtaatgttgtggggcctcttcacagccctcagccagttatagatggtaatgttTGGGGCCTCTACACAGCCCTATTATgtaatgttgtggggcctcttCAGAGCCCTCAAGAttatagatggtaatgttgtggggcctctcagacagttatagatggtaatgttgtggggcctctacacagccctcagccagttatagatggtaatgttgtggggcctcttgacagccctcagccagttatagatggtaatgttgtggggcctcttCAGCCAGagccctcagccagttatagatggtaatgttgtggggcctcttCAGCCAGCCCTctcagccagttatagatggtaatgttgtggggcctcttcacagccctcagccagttatagatggtaatgttgtggggcctcttcaggcctctacacagccctcagccagttatagatggtaatgttgtggggcctcttCACAGCCCTCAGcctcagccagttatagatggtaatgttgtggggcctcttcacagccctcagccagttatagatggtaatgttgtggggcctcttcacagtaatgttgtggggcctcttcacagccctcagccagttatagatggtaatgttgtggggcctcttcacaggccagttatagatggtaatgttgtgggcCTCTCACagcccctcagccctcagccagttatagatggtaatgttgtggggcctctacacagcccctcagccagttatagatggtaatgttgtggggcctcttcacagccctcagccagttatagacggtaatgttgtggggcctcAGCCAGTTATAGCCCGGTAATGTTTTGGGGCCTCTAcacagccctcagccctcagccagttatagatggtaatgttgtgggagccctcagccagttatagatggtaatgttgtggggcctcttcacagccctcagacagttatagatggtaatgttgtggggcctctacacagccctcagccagttatagaCGGTAAGCCTCTTCACAccctcagccagttatagatggtaatgttgtggggcctcttcacagccctcagccagttatagatggtaatgttgtggggcctcttcacagccctcagccagttatagatggtaatgttgtggggcctcttcacagccctcagccagttatagatggtaatgttgtggggcctcttcacagcctcagcctcagccagttagatggtaatgttgtggggcctcATGTTGTGGggccctcagccctcagcctcagccagttatagatggtaatgttgtggggcctcttcacagccctcagccctcagccagttatagacggtaatgttgtggggcctcAGCCAGTTATAGACGGTAATGTTTTGGGGCCTCTAcacagccctcagccctcagccagttatagacggtaatgttgtggggcctcttcacagccctcagccagttatagatggtaatgttgtggggcctcttcacagccctcagccagttatagatggtaatgttgtggggcctcttcacagccctcagccagttatagatggtaatgttgtggggcctctacacagccctcagccagttatagatggtaatgcTGTGGGGCCTCttgacagccctcagccagttatagatggtaatgttgtggggcctctacacagccctcagccctcagccagttatagatggtaatgttgtggggcctctacacagccctcagccctcagccagttatagatggtaatgttgtgggcctcagccagttatagacggtaatgttgtggggcctctacacagccctcagccagttatagatggtaatgttgtggggcctctacacagccctcagccagttatagatggtaatgttgtggggcctctacacagccctcagccctcagccagttatagatggtaatgttgtggggcctctacacagccctcagccctcagccagttatagatggtaatgttgtggggcctcttcacatccctcagccagttatagatggtaatgttgtggggcctcttcacagccctcagccagttatagatggtaatgttgtggggcctctacacagccctcagctctcagccagttatagatggtaatgttgtggggcctctacacagccctcagccagttatagatggtaatgttgtggggcctctacagccctcagccagttatatatggtaatgttgtggggcctcttcacggccctcagccagttatatggtaatgttgtggggcctctacacagccctcagccagttatagatggtaatgttgtggggcctctacacagccctcagccagttatagatggtaatgttTTGGGGCACTCTtcacagccctcagccagttatagatggtaatgttgtggggcctcttCACAGACCCAAATGTTTCTCCTTGCCCTCCATTATCTGATTTAGATCAAGGAGCTGCTGCCATTACACATGATCCTCGCTACCATTGCCCCATGATCCCCGTGACCATTACCCATGATCCCCACTACCATTGCCCATGATCTCTGTGACCATTACCCGCAGTCCCCACTACCATTGCCCATGATCGCTGTCATTACCCATGATCCATGTGACCATTACCCATGATCCCCGCTACCATTACCCATGATCCCAGCTTCCATTACCCATGAACCCGCTGCCATTACCCATGATCCCTGTTGCCATTACCCATGATCCCCGCTGCCATTACCCATGATCCCGCTGCCATCACCCATAATCCCGCTGCCATTACCCACGATCCCGTGACCATCACCCATGATCCCGCTGCCATCACCCATGATCCCGCTGCCATTACCCATGATCGCTGCCATTACCCATGATCCCCGCTGCCATTACCCATGATCCTCGCTGCCATCACCCATGATCCCCGATGCCATTACTCATGATCCCTgctgacacaccgccccagaccatgacggaccctccacctccaaatcgatcccgctccagagtacagacctcggtgTAACGATCATTCCTTTGATGATATTGGCGAATCCGACCAGCACccgtggtgagacaaaaccacgactcgggcagtgaagagcactttttgacagtcctgtctggtccaacgacggtgggtttgtgcccataggcaacgttgttgccggtgatgtctggtgaggacctgccttaagtctacaagccctcagtccagcctctctcagcctattgcagacagtttGAGCacggatggagggattgtgctttcctggtgtaactcgggcagttgttgttgccatcctgtacctgtcccgcaggtgtgatgttcagatgtaccgatcctgtgcagttgttacacgtggtctgccactgcgaggacaatcagctgtccgtcctgtctccctgtagcgctgtcttaggcatctcacagtacagacattgcaatttattgccctggccacatctgcagtcctcatgcctccttgcagcatgcctaaggcatctttcttttggtgtttttcagagtcagtagaaaggcctctttagtgtcctaaattatcataactgtgaccttaattgcctacagtcTGTAAGCTGTTCGTGTCTTAATCGTTCCACCGGTGCAggttcattgtttatggttcattgaacaagcacttTCTTTGTTGAGTTTACCTAGGGGAAAAATGTTCTTTCTTCAATGCCTCTGACCTTCTCCCCAACCCATGTTGCCTGAGAGTATGTGGGGAGCTCCTCCAGTTGACTTTCGGGGCTGAAAGAACGACGTATCCAGGATAATTTGGAGAGTTATGCGACCTCGAAAGCATCATATTCGGTTCACTTCCTGACGTATTTGTGGTTCCCGTCTGTAGGTGTAACCTTCATGCACCAGGATATTCTTTTGAGGCATAAAT carries:
- the LOC135569054 gene encoding protein FAM91A1-like, producing MEYNVVLSLYNRGYIYLDVPISDDSCMSVPPLEGFVMNRVQGDYFETLLYKIFVSIDEQTNVSELANVLEIDLGLVKVCIYGDTDHTLLYCPWRRSPTFYDSRSLSQSRSKPRSTAQNLFKNMT